A stretch of Mus caroli chromosome 5, CAROLI_EIJ_v1.1, whole genome shotgun sequence DNA encodes these proteins:
- the LOC110294593 gene encoding LOW QUALITY PROTEIN: vomeronasal type-2 receptor 116-like (The sequence of the model RefSeq protein was modified relative to this genomic sequence to represent the inferred CDS: inserted 1 base in 1 codon): MKKLGTFTISFWLLKFSLILCHLTEPICFWRIKNDGDLRSDCNYFLWAFEETTGISFYDDVDLRIPARRNEFFLVLFFAADEINKNPYLLPNISLIFWLFGDQCEDELGILDKNYSQKLKSVEFTNFNCFLKDNCYIDLTGPSWKTSLKLSIQSRTPKLFFGPFNPKLSDHDQFRYIHQIAIKDTHLSHAMVTLMIHFRWTWIGLVISENDQGIQFLSDLREEMQRHGICLAFVNMIPENVQLYMTRAMIYDKQIMESTAKVVIIYGEMNSTLEVSFRRWEDLGVRRIWITTSQWDVXTNKNEFSLDFFHGTVTFEHHHSEIAKFKNFMQTMNTDKYPVNLSQSIXGWNYFNCSTSMNSYSKMDHFTFNNISEWTALHKYDMVLSEEDYNLYNAVYAVAHTYHELILQQVESQQTEVPKGIFTDCQQVPSSMCSVTCTAGFRKIHQNATADCCFDCDQCPENEVSNETDMEQCVRCPDDKYANLEKTHCLQRAVSFLAYEDPLGMALGCMALFLSALTVLVLVTFVKYKDTPIVKANNHILSYILLISLVFCFLCSLLFIGHPNQATCILQQTTFAVFFTVAISTVLAKTITVLMAFKLTTPGRRMRGILASGAPNLVIPICTLIQLVLCGIWLVTSPPFIDRDTQSEYGKTIIICNKGSVIAFHFVLGYLGALALGSFTVAFLARNLPDRFNEAKFLTFSMLVFYSVWITFLPVYHSTRGTVXGCCGSFLHLGF; encoded by the exons ATGAAGAAGTTGGGTActttcactatttccttttgGCTCCTGAAGTTTTCTCTCATCTTGTGCCATTTAACTGAGCCCATTTGTTTTTGGAGGATAAAGAATGATGGAGATTTGAGAAGTGACTGTAATTATTTCCTTTGGGCATTCGAGGAAACAACAGGAATCAGTTTTTATGATGATGTTGATTTGAG AATACCTGCAAGAAGAAATGAGTTTTTTCTGGTATTGTTTTTTGCTGCTGATGAAATCAACAAGAATCCTTATCTTTTACCCAACATATCTCTGATATTCTGGCTTTTTGGTGATCAGTGTGAAGATGAATTGGGAATTCTGGATAAAAATTATTCACAAAAACTCAAAAGTGTGGAATTTACTAAttttaactgttttttaaaagacaactgtTACATAGACCTTACAGGACCATCGTGGAAAACATCATTAAAACTGTCAATTCAGTCTAGGACACCAAAG cttttctttggaccatttaaTCCTAAACTGAGTGACCATGACCAGTTTCGCTATATCCATCAGATAGCCATCAAGGACACACACTTGTCCCATGCCATGGTCACCTTGATGATTCATTTTAGATGGACTTGGATAGGACTGGTCATCTCAGAGAATGACCAAGGTATTCAGTTTCTATCAGACTTGAgagaagaaatgcaaagacaTGGAATCTGTTTAGCTTTTGTTAATATGATCCCAGAAAACGTGCAGTTATACATGACAAGGGCTATGATATATGATAAACAAATTATGGAATCAACAGCAAAGGTTGTTATCATTTATGGTGAAATGAACTCTACCCTAGAAGTCAGCTTTAGAAGGTGGGAAGATTTAGGTGTAAGGAGAATCTGGATCACAACCTCACAATGGGATGTCATNacaaataaaaatgaatttagccTTGATTTCTTTCACGGGACTGTCACTTTTGAACACCACCACAGTGAGATTgctaaatttaagaattttatgcAAACAATGAACACCGACAAATACCCAGTAAACCTTTCTCAGTCTATANTGGGGTGGAATTACTTTAATTGTTCAACCTCAATGAACAGCTATAGCAAAATGGATCACTTTACATTCAACAACATATCGGAATGGACAGCACTGCACAAATATGACATGGTCCTGAGTGAGGAAGACTACAATTTGTATAATGCTGTGTATGCTGTGGCCCACACCTACCATGAACTCATTCTTCAACAAGTAGAATCTCAGCAAACAGAAGTACCCAAAGGAATATTCACTGACTGTCAGCAG GTTCCCTCCTCCATGTGTAGTGTGACATGTACTGCTGGATTCAGGAAAATTCATCAGAATGCAACAGCAGACTGCTGCTTTGATTGTGATCAGTGCCCAGAAAATGAAGTTTCCAATGAAACAG ATATGGAACAGTGTGTGAGGTGTCCAGATGATAAGTATGCCAACTTAGAGAAAACCCACTGCCTCCAAAGAGCTGTGTCATTCCTGGCTTATGAAGATCCATTGGGGATGGCTCTAGGATGCATGGCCCTGTTCCTCTCTGCCCTCACAGTTCTAGTACTAGTCACTTTTGTGAAGTACAAGGATACTCCCATTGTGAAGGCCAATAACCACATTCTCAGCTACATCCTGCTCATCTCTCtagtcttctgttttctctgctcaTTGCTTTTCATTGGACATCCCAACCAGGCCACCTGCATCCTGCAGCAGACCACATTTGCAGTATTTTTCACAGTGGCTATTTCTACAGTGTTGGCTAAAACAATAACTGTGCTCATGGCTTTCAAGCTCACTACTCCAGGGCGAAGAATGAGAGGGATACTGGCATCAGGGGCACCTAACTTGGTCATTCCCATTTGTACCCTTATCCAActtgttctctgtggaatctgGTTGGTAACATCTCCTCCTTTTATTGACAGAGATACACAATCTGAATATGGAAAGACCATCATTATTTGCAACAAAGGCTCAGTCATTGCCTTCCACTTTGTTCTGGGATACTTGGGTGCCTTGGCTCTGGGGAGCTTCACGGTGGCTTTCTTAGCTAGGAACCTTCCTGACAGATTCAATGAAGCCAAATTCCTAACATTCAGCATGCTGGTGTTCTACAGTGTCTGGatcaccttcctccctgtctaCCACAGCACCAGGGGAACAG ATGGTTGTTGTGGAAGTTTTCTCCATCTTGGCTTCTAG